ATGTTATCCGTATCAACAGTCAGTCAGGAAAAGGCGGTGTAAGCTACATTCTGAAACAGAACTTTGGCATCAGCGTTCCGAAAGAAATGCGTGAAGAAGTCGGCTACATGGTAAAAGATGTATCCGATAAAGCACACAAGGAGCTGACTCCGGACTGGGTATACCACATTTTTGAAGATCATTATGTAAATTACAAAGGAATCTTCTCTATCGATGAATGCCACTTCAAACAGGAAGATGGTATTATAGCAGATGCAACCATTTCCCATGCAAATGGAAAACGTGTGGTAACAGCAGGCGGTAACGGACGTCTCGACGCAGTCAGCAATGCGATCAAACAGTACTTTGGTATCAGCTATGAACTGAGCTTCTACGAGGAACATTCCCTGACACGTGGTTCTTCTTCCAAGGCATGTGCTTATGTAGGTGTCATCTGCAATGGAAAGACCTACTGGGGAGTCGGAATTGATGCCGATATCATCAAAGCTTCTATTGAGGCATTGACAGTTGCTGTCAATAAGATCGATGAACTGAAGAATGTGAATGAATGTAAAGATGAAAGAATGGTAGAGATCATGAACTATATCCAGGCAAATTATCTGGATGTATCTTTAGATGATCTGGCAGAAAAATTCTTCCTGTCCAAACCGTATCTTTCTAAATATATCAAAGAAAAATCCGGAATGACTTTCGGGGATATTGTCAAAAAAGTCAGAATGAAAAAGGCACGTGCCCTGTTAAAGAGCAGCAGCATGACCGTTGAAAATATTGCACTGACCGTTGGATATCAGAATGTAGAGCATTTCAACAGACTTTTCAAGAAGGCGTACAATATCACACCGGTACAGTTCCGCAACCAGAAATAAATAATACATAAAAATGACGAAAAAAGGGCGCAAAAAACGGGAAAAAGACGTTTTTTGCGTTCTTTTTTGCCAATGTTTATGAATATGAACAAAATTTCATATTTACAGACGAAAATATTGACAAAGTTAACAAAAAAAAGTAAGATACTTGTATGTTCAAAATAAAAAACAAAAGTTAAAAATTATGAAACAAGGAGGAGTGAAGACATCTGAGGATGGGGAAAAATTAACGATTGTTTTTTGTTGAATGAATACAAAAGGTTATTTTGGAGGGAAAAATAATGAACGAACATGATGAGGCGTTAAGAAAACAAACCGCCTTTTTAGGACAGCCAAAGGGTGTGGGAACCCTGAGCTTTATGCAGCTTTGTAACTCTTTTGCAAACTATGCGATGAGTGCGGTACTGATTTACTACTTATACGCAAATGCACCGGAAGGACTTGGATTCAGCAAGGCAAATGCAGCACAGCTGATCTCTTTATATTCAACAGTTGTTGTACTGACAGGTATTGTCGGAAGCTTTGTCTGCGACCGTATCTTAGGATGCCGGAAGTCTTTATTTATAGCAAGATCACTTTCATTTATTGGATATGTATGCCTTGCATTACCACTTGGCGTTCCTGGCTATGGAATCGCTATGGGATGTCTGGCAATCGGACCGATGTTCGGTGGCAGATGTCTGGATGCTCTTCTTGGAAAATTCTATGATGAATCCGATGGAAGACGTGACAGCGCTTACACGATTTCTTACGTAATTTCCAACATTGGTGCAGCAGCTCCGGTACTTTCCGGTGCAATCGCAGCAGCACTCGGATACCATGTAGCATTCGCGGCATGTGCAGTCCTTGCATTCCTGGGTATCGTTGTATATGCAGTTACATACAAACCGTTCTTCGGTAATATCGGTATTGAACCGGATGATCCGCTTCCGGATGATAAGAAACGTTCTTTCATCACAAAGATGATCGTTGTACTTGTTATCTGCGCAGTTGTTCTTGCAACGCTTTTTGCAACAGGAACATTAAGTATTTCTGTATTCTCAAATGTAATCAGTACTGTATCGATCATTATCCCGATCGTATACCTGGTAGTTATTTACAAAAGTAAAAAGACAGAGTCACATGAGAAGAAGAAAATCCTCTGCCTGGTTCCGCCGTTCATCTGTAACGCAGTTACCCTGCTGATCTGGACACAGACAATTTCAATCCTTGCAATCTTCTATGAAGAAAAGGTTAACCGTGTACTGTTCGGAATTGAAGTGCCTGCAGCATCTATGCAGACAATCCCAGCAGTATTTGCAGTTATCATCGGAAGTATTCTGACAGCAGTATGGACAAAACTTGGAAAGAAACAGCCATACGGAACCACAAAGATGGGTATCGGAACAATCTTCTGGGGATTTGGAGCTTTAATCATTGCACTCCTCTATGTAATCTATCCTGGAGATGCAAAAGTCAGTGCATGGTGGATCGTATTATTCTATGCAATCCTGATGCTTGGTGAAGGATTTACCTGCCCGATCGGTTACTCAATCACGGCTGTTGCAGCACCGAAGGCATTCATGACACAGATGATGACAATCTGGTCAATGTCACAGTCTACAGGAGCTGCTCTTAACACGCTGCTCACTAATTT
The sequence above is drawn from the Coprococcus comes ATCC 27758 genome and encodes:
- a CDS encoding peptide MFS transporter, giving the protein MNEHDEALRKQTAFLGQPKGVGTLSFMQLCNSFANYAMSAVLIYYLYANAPEGLGFSKANAAQLISLYSTVVVLTGIVGSFVCDRILGCRKSLFIARSLSFIGYVCLALPLGVPGYGIAMGCLAIGPMFGGRCLDALLGKFYDESDGRRDSAYTISYVISNIGAAAPVLSGAIAAALGYHVAFAACAVLAFLGIVVYAVTYKPFFGNIGIEPDDPLPDDKKRSFITKMIVVLVICAVVLATLFATGTLSISVFSNVISTVSIIIPIVYLVVIYKSKKTESHEKKKILCLVPPFICNAVTLLIWTQTISILAIFYEEKVNRVLFGIEVPAASMQTIPAVFAVIIGSILTAVWTKLGKKQPYGTTKMGIGTIFWGFGALIIALLYVIYPGDAKVSAWWIVLFYAILMLGEGFTCPIGYSITAVAAPKAFMTQMMTIWSMSQSTGAALNTLLTNFYKEGSEIPFFVAIGVGVCAVGAVVAIFSKKLAVGMGLDKNAEA